In Fibrobacter sp., the genomic window ACGGTGGTTCGCCTCGGGCAAAACCCAATTGTTGAACAGCACCATGAGTACCGCTATGAGCATAGCCACAAGCATCACCGGGCGCATCAACGACAAAGGGGACATTCCCGCCGCCTTTACCGCCGTAATCTCCTGGTCTCCGGAAAGCCTGCCAAAAGACATAAGGCAGGCCACCAGCACCGCCATGGGAATAGACAGCGAAAGCATCCAGGCCAGGTTCAGCACGAAAATTTCCAGAACCGTAGAAGCCGGGAGCCCCTTGGAAAGCACATTGTCCAGAATCTTTACCAGAAAGTCCACCACGAACAAAAACGTGATGCCGAAAAGAGCCGCCAAAAAGGGGCCTATCTGCTCTTTCAAGACATAACGGACTAAAATCATTTTTCCGGTGAATTTCTTTTTTCTAATTTGATAGCTGAAAGTTAGAATTAACCAAAGAAAAAAAATGAACCTTTTTCAAAAGTCAGCCCCAATACTCTGCCTTTTTGCCATGGCCATCGGGCTTGGCGCGTGTTCCTCGGACCGCGGGAAAGTAAGCCATGCGGAATTCTGCAAGAACAAGTACGTAGCGGCCGAAGAACTATTCAAGAAACAAAAATACGGCAGGGCCCAAGACAAGCTAGAAGAAATCCTCAGCCTCTGTGCGGGCACGGGCTACATGGAACAGAGCCAGTTCCTGCTGGCCGAAAGCTATTTCAACCTGGAAGAATGGATTGAAGCCCGTGGCGAGTACGGTTCCTTTGTCTTGAATTTCCCGGGCTCACCCTTTATCGAGACCGCAGAGTTCCGCAAGGCCATTTCCTCTTTCAACATAGAGTTCAAGGTGGCCCGAGACGAATCTAACACTACCACTGCCATGAGGGACTTTGAGCGCTACCTGTCCAACTACCCTGACTCCCCCCTTAGGGATTCTGTCAACTACTATTACGGGCTACTGGTGGAACGTATGGCCGAAAAGGAATTCCAGACCGCTCGGCTCTATTACCGCATGGACAAGTACCAGGCCGCCGTCATCTACCTCAAGGAATTCTTGGACACCTACAAGGTGAGCAAGCGCCGCAAGGACGCCTTCAAGATTATCGTGGATTCTTACATAGAGCTGGACCAGTTTGAACCCGCTCGCGATTACCTCACCATGATGCGGGGCGAATTCGCGGGTGACGACGACATGGAAAAGATCTTCAAGAAAAACGAAAAGAATATTGCTAGCGCCGAAAAAGATTTCGAAAAGCGCATGAAAAAAGATTCCAAGAAAAAGAAAGAAGACAAAGAAGACAAGGAAATGACAAACTAGCCTTATGGTTTCCCTTGC contains:
- the bamD gene encoding outer membrane protein assembly factor BamD, producing the protein MNLFQKSAPILCLFAMAIGLGACSSDRGKVSHAEFCKNKYVAAEELFKKQKYGRAQDKLEEILSLCAGTGYMEQSQFLLAESYFNLEEWIEARGEYGSFVLNFPGSPFIETAEFRKAISSFNIEFKVARDESNTTTAMRDFERYLSNYPDSPLRDSVNYYYGLLVERMAEKEFQTARLYYRMDKYQAAVIYLKEFLDTYKVSKRRKDAFKIIVDSYIELDQFEPARDYLTMMRGEFAGDDDMEKIFKKNEKNIASAEKDFEKRMKKDSKKKKEDKEDKEMTN